The Terriglobia bacterium DNA window TCTGCTACAGTATCGGGTTCCACCGCATTCAGTCCGCTTGACGCGACCGGGCAGGGCGGGGCTTCAGCCGCGCCGCCCGCTTGCTACCGGCTGCGAAAATCTTGGAGAAACACTCATGCGTTCGGCTCCGCTTCGCATTACCGCCGCCCTCATCATGGTGGTTCTGGTGGTTCAGCCCGCATTTTCCTGGTGGGACAACGGGCACATCCTGATCAACCGCACCGCCGCGCTGAAGGTGCCCCCTGACATGCCGGCGTTCATGCGCGCCGCCGCCGACCGCATCGCCTACATGGGCCCGGAGCCGGATCGCTGGCGCGAGCGCTCCGAATACTCCCTGAAGAATTCGCAAGAGCCCGACCACTACATCAACCTGGAGTCGGTGGCCGATGTTCGCGAACTTCCACGGGGCCGTTATGACTACTATCGCCTCCTCTACGCCAAGCGCGTTGCCGCCAAGAAAAACGGCGATGACTTCCTGCCCGAGCATGTCGGCACGCAGCCCTATATTACGGCGGAAATTTATGACCGCCTGAAGGTGGCCTTCCGCGAATATCGTCGCCTGCAGGCGCAAAAATTGCCGACAGAAGGCGTCGAACAGAACATTGCTCTGTACGCCGGATGGCTGGGCCACTACGTGGGCGACGGCTCCAACCCGCTACACACCACCATCAGTTACGATGGCTGGGTCGGCAACAATCCCAGCGGATACACCACCACCAAGGGTATTCACGCCGAGTTTGAAGGCCGCTTCGTTACCCGCGTAGTCGATCAGATCGAAATCGCCAGCCTGGTGGGCGCTCCGGTCCGCCTGCAGGACCCCTGGCACGACTACCTGCAATACTTGCACGATTCCAACAAGCTTGTTGAGAAGGTGTATCAGATGGAGAAAGCCGGACAATTCAAGAATGCAGGCACGCCGGAATCGCGTGAATTCCTGCGCCGTCGACTGGCCGCCGGCTCGCAAATGCTGCTCAACCTGTGGTACACAGCTTGGGAAGAGAGCGCGCTGCCGCTGCCGCCGCGCCACACGTCCGAGCCGGTTGCGCCGCCCGCCGCCCAATAGGCGCAGTTTTTTCGATTACCAGGTCCGGTTTTTTACTCGTCCCGCGACAAACTTTCCAATACCTGCAGCCACGAACCCTGATCTAAGCTTCCAGCCTTGCGCTTGGCGCGCATTACCGGCGTGACTCGAGCTGGTTACCCGCGCCATCTTTCATCCGCAGAGCAATGCTCGTAGAGTCAAGGGCAGTGGGGGTCAGGGTCATGGAAACACCGATCATTATCTGCTTTGAGTGTCGCAAGCGGATGAAC harbors:
- a CDS encoding nuclease, which encodes MRSAPLRITAALIMVVLVVQPAFSWWDNGHILINRTAALKVPPDMPAFMRAAADRIAYMGPEPDRWRERSEYSLKNSQEPDHYINLESVADVRELPRGRYDYYRLLYAKRVAAKKNGDDFLPEHVGTQPYITAEIYDRLKVAFREYRRLQAQKLPTEGVEQNIALYAGWLGHYVGDGSNPLHTTISYDGWVGNNPSGYTTTKGIHAEFEGRFVTRVVDQIEIASLVGAPVRLQDPWHDYLQYLHDSNKLVEKVYQMEKAGQFKNAGTPESREFLRRRLAAGSQMLLNLWYTAWEESALPLPPRHTSEPVAPPAAQ